TTTGAGGAACTAAAAGTTAAAGGTTGAGTTCACAACagttcaagtgtgtcttaaaccaacagtcagtgaaacctgttttttcttgctgtaatcatccctcctgttcatactgaccattagaagttCTTCATAATGAAGATAATGAAgattacaatggaagtgatggaggacaaaatgtatttaaaagtttatctgaagctaatatgaagcttcagcgtccaaatgagtcaaatcaagtagatatctttcaacgttacagtctttttagtgccaaagtctttttgttactatacttccacctgcagctcaacagggaaacactgtccaaggaaacacaaagagggaatttgatgctaaaaagactgtaaatgtgtcagatatccacttgatatgactaactcagactgctgaagctgaatagaagcttcacacagacttttaaatgactgtgtggacacactgtggatttcggcctccatcacttccattgaaaacacatttgaaggatcttttaatatccagtatgaacaggaggtcAAAGtgagtttatttgtatatcacattccaacaacaaggcaattcaaagtgctttacatggagcataaaaggcatcaagacagacaataaaagcaacacaaggcaacgtaaaaaaagacatttaaatacaattaaaaagtgtttaatttggaaatagaaagaaaaaggagaataaaagttacagtgtaagatattaaccATCATATTTGGTcttcagctgtgttttctggagcataaaaactgaacgctgctcctccaggtttagttttgactctgggggacagaaagcagaaccTGATCCAGAtccacctgagaggtctggatggttcataacgtagcagcagatcagaaagtcactgttcatacggacaccCGGACAGCAGGTTCatatctctgctgctctttgaaCAGGAATATGAGACACATCTGTCCATGTAGAGACACATCTGTCCATGTAGAGACAGATCTGTCTGGTCTGTCAGGCCAAATATAAAGATGACGTGTTTTGATACAGAAAAGCTTTTGTCaccttgtatttttttttaaatgagaagatCTCACAAATACCGCAGCAGCTATTTTTAatcttctgtttgtgtctctttgcGTCAGTGGAGCCGCGTGGGAGGCCGAcctgaagaaagaaaagctgCCGCCCACGGAGACGAGCTcattcacactgaaacacaacaaGTCTTATTCACACTGCGGCTCTCTGCGGTGAGATGACAACAGTTTCCTTTAATTCACATGTGTTCAGAAAAAGtatcactgaaaacaacaagaaatgTTTCAACCGTCTGTGTGACGTGGATGAATTTTGAGCCTCATGATGGATGTTAAATGTTCACCAAGAAAATGACaacttattgatttattttggcattttttttaaaacttcagaGAAGATTTTGAGCTTTGTAACATatcaaataatatgtttttaatatgtattCTTTTTCCAGCCTGCAGCAAAATACACaacatggccaaaaatatgtgGACACTCTCACCTTCCTCTCCTGGTTTCAGGCCTCGCAGTATATtttggctgcagggatttgctcccattcagccacaagagcttTACTGATCAGCTCCCAGTTGACGTTCCAGTTCATCCTAAAGATGTTGGGATGAACTGGGAAACACATTTCTTCACAGAGCTGGTTTTGTTCTCTAAAATATGATTGTATGCTTGAGCATCGAAGGACATCAaggtgtcttaaaccagcagtcaggtgtccatagtaacagtaatgtaatcattcctcatgttcatactggatattaaaagatccttcaaatgtgctttcagtggaagtgatggaggccaaaatccacagtgggtccacacagtcatttaaaagttgaagcttctattcatcttcatcagtctgagttaatcatatcaagtggatatctgacacatttacagtctttttagcatcagatcATTTGATTGCAGTTTCtttaatgtgaggatttgctgctttcttctgttttatatgattgtaaactgaatatatttgggatgtttggttgaataaaacaaaacatctgaagatgtcatcttggacatttttatctactttctgacatcttatagattaattaactaatcaattaaagacaaatagttgcagctctatgaCTGCATTCATCTGCAGAGGCACAAACATATCATATTTATTGAAGAAATGCTATgagattagttgatcaacacaAAAATGACTCTATAACAGTTTTATATCGACTCAAATGACTAAACACTCTGAGTTCTGGGCTGCTTTCTGGTCATGTGACACGTCAGCTTGGACTCTGAGGAATTGtaatttttcactttctgaCTTTCTTAtaaatgattgattgaaatCAATAACACACAGGTATAgtacatatacatttatatatatatatattttaaaagatcTTCCTGCATGAATGTATTCTGACTGGAATTTTACatttgatcaactaattgattagtcgaaGAAAAATTTTATTGACAACAAATTTGGtaatcaatttattattttagtaaTTCATCGTTAAGGGTTTGGTCTGTCACACTGAGCTCTGGGAACGTGTGATGTGTTTTCATCTGgtgctgcagctaatgattatttgcattattgattaatctgtcatattttcacattacttgtttggtctataaaaagtgaagaaatggtgaaaaatgccgATCAGTGAttacaacccaaagatactctaaccctaaccctaaagaaagcagcaaatattcacatttaagaagctggaaatgttcttcttaaaaaaatgactcaaaatgattcatcaattagCAAAATAGTTgacgattaatttaatagttggcaaccagtggaagaagtattactaatgcagaaatataaaagtacagaagtattatgagcttgatgtagttaaagtattgcagtaaaagtacataagtattatgagcttgatgtagttaaagtattgcagtaaaagtagtggtttggtccctctgactgatatattattatatatgacatcattagattattaatagtgaagcatcagtgttagagcagcatgttactgttgtagctgctggaggtggagctagtttacactactttatatacagttagctaatttagtccagtggttcccaacctaggggtcgggaccctccaaagggtcagcagataaatctgaggggtcgtgagatgattaatgggagaggaaagaagaaaaaacaaagttctgatacacaaatctgttttcagttttttggactttttctctaatctttgatttttgctgaaatattggatcatttgaacatttattgaaatgaaagcatgtgagaagtttagagggaaaaatcactatttggtggagctgttaacaactcatagacatgtgaaatgtgaccccgactacacactgctttttgtaagacgtcaaaagacaaaaaggttggaaaccactggtttcatctttaacaatgtgttgtatattaaaagcttgttatattatccattgggtcaaataaatgtagtgtctaattgttgcagctctactttctTATCAATTCCATCTAAATAACAGACAGATTCATGGATAATGGAGAGAGTCATTATTAGTGACATAATCTCTTCCAGGCCTGGCACACAGCAGCGGTCTGTGTATCTATCCGCCCCGCAGCGTGTTCAGTCTCGACCTGTGATCCGAGTCTGAATGAGGATCTGTCTGTGTCGTGATTATCTGGAGGCCAAACATCCACCCAGAGAGACCCAAAGCATGATGTCAGCTGCCCCGTCAGCTCCATCCGCCGCTCTGTGTGACGGATGACGACACACGGACGCTCTCTCTCAGTAGCTGAGCAGCGACAGCAGAGGGAGCCGCCATAAACAATGTGTAGGACCTTGACTGGCTCACAGCTCGGCCTGAGCGAGCAGCAGGCGAGGCCACTggagcaaaacatgtttttcaccGCTGGTGTCATGCCTGCCTGCTGTGATCCGccaggaggggagagagaggggggtgggggggtattTATAGGCTGATAATGAGCATGTGTCCTTCAAGACCACGTTGCCCACACTCACAGGCCCGCAGGAAGCAGCAGGAGGAAGGCACACTTTCAGGAAAAATATGTAGGACAAGGCTGACGTActgacaaatacaaaacaagtgAGAGAAGTTTCTGGAGAGATCTCTCCTCGAGTCACCAATAAAACTCTTAGAGAAgtttggaaaaacaaactgtgtttattaagacaacaaaaaaaggcCCTGAATACTCAGGAACATTATCAGATACTTCGTTACGAAGCAGTCGAGGTGATTCTTCtttacacagagagaaaacaagttttaaaaaacGAACTGAACTCCTCGTCGGGAATTCCCAAAAAGGTGAAGAGCACCACAAAAGTGTTGTCATGTGACGGTCGAcctttcccccccccccgcccccccaccacccccaaAAAGCattacaaacaaacagttaCACATCACCCAAAGCCCTGTGGGAAAAGGGCGTGTTTTGTCTTCTTTCccatgcccccccccctctcctctcctccctgctcctccacATGTTTGATGACTGTGTTCcccttagaaaaaaaaaatgtttacaagaGAAATGTGGAGCTGCCTTTAACAGAGATGAAGTGTGTGGTCTAGAGAGACCCTGGGATCAAATCATGTGCCGTGTTCTGGCTGAAATATTATTATGATACCATGAGGCTCATTTCACTGGTTAGTCTGGTTGAGGTTGAGTAAACCAGtgaaatgagatgaaataaaaagggagggagcacttcctttctcttctctgtgcagcgTCTTTTTAACACCCAGCATTAAAGATTGTAAACAAAATGGACTACTaacccccccttcccccctccCTCACTGCAATAATAGGAATGGCTAGTTTACACTTCAGCCATGAGAaaacctccccccccccctccaaaaaaaacacaacatgaacaaATTCAGGGATGCAGTGGTAAATAAAACTATCACATACAATCCTGCCATTGTTCACTGCCAACCTTCAATTAGAAAAGAAGACTCGCTGTTTAAAGGATGTCAGGATTCAcagagttacacacacacacaaagatgctCCGTTGTgctgtgtattttcattttacacctTAAAAATAGTAGCATTAGCCGTCAGAAAACGTGAAACATCTCCTCGCTGGCTAATGCAATAATGAAAAAGGTCGGTAAAGTGAGTGTTTGGTGGCTCGTATCTCCACTGCATCCCCGCTAACGTCCGACCCGCAAGGAGACattcaaacataaacaacacgGCTCGTTAGCTCGGCTAACTGCTAGCTAACCGCTAGCTGACGTAACGTAACAGACGTTACGGACAAATCGATGAAAATGGATGAAATTAGAAAACATAGCTACCAGTCCtgttaaatttattttgaaaatgtccGTTGTGTGACTGTATAGTCTcagttttttatgtgtgtgtgttcatccgGGTGGAGATCAGCACGGCACATTGTCCGCCGCCGCCTGCGGGAAATCTCCACAGTCCGCAGCGGAGAACTGCAGCCTCCTCACGGCCTCTTTGATCAGGTTCCCCGATAAAATTAACTCCTGGAGCAACCGGTGCGGGTCGTCATCCTCCACGTTCATCCTATTTTTGTTCCACGGTTTAATTTGGTCCCACTCCTGGTCGCTAGATCCGGGGATGCGATACGGGCTTGCCCGGCTGCTCCCCCGGTGTCCCCGGAGCCGCATGCAGCAGCCGCGGCGTTTCTGCGCTCCAGGAGCTCCAGCGTTGCCGCTGATGAGAGCCGCCGGTTTGACTCCGCCGGCGCTGCTGCCGGTGAGCCCGTGCAGGCAGGACATAGACACGGACACCGTCTTCTGGTGTCCGCCGCTGTTGTTGTGGAGCTGCAGCGCTTCGCCGATCTTCGTCACCAGTGCGTCCACCTCTTTGGAGTCGACGGTGACGGACTGCTCCAGAAAGATGTAGTTCTCCTTCCGACACGGCATCCTGGCGGGTTTCTGTCGGTTTGTGTCTGAGGTGTTTCTCGATTTCAGAGTGTTTTTGTTGTCGGATGAATGAGAGCTGCCGGGCCGCTCCTTGCTCTCGCCACGCCGCTCGGCAGTAACCAACAACCCGAGTTGATTTGTAAACAATGGGTGACGTGTTGTAGACTGTACCATTAACCCTgcgggggggaggggggtttgTAAACCAAAATAATGTGCACAGTTATGTATTATCCACGCAACAAATAACCACATCagctatttatatatttaccaACTTATTCACAAATTTGACACGCAACACATGAATTATAACGCATCTTACCGGTGTTTTGCCGGTGTTCTTACTTCCCGCCTCAACCTGACCTCGCTCCGGCTTTGGTCTGCTCCTCCAAATGGACATTACATAACTCGTAACTGTCTGTCcaggcaaaacaaacaaagcactttttttttttttttttttttttttttacattagcGAAACATAAAATCACGTTGGACCTCCTATGAATAAcctctcattttatttattcaagcGTTCAAGCACATGTATATGAACAAACATACATTGAAATCAGAACACATGCTGAGAATCATTAGATTATGTCTCAACTATAACCGACAACAAACCCAGTGTTGCACCACATTGTGCAACCCAGTTAGAGATTCTTGGCAATATTgccattttttaatgtttttagcaTGCTTTATTTTGATAGCAGCTGTTACCAAAACTGTGTCACCTCAGTATTTAGCTAACCTCACAGATTTTGATagctgaaaataaacacaaataaccCAGATGATACAGAAACGATCACAAATTGTGACACGTGATAATATAACCTACAGTGTGTGCCTATAAATCTGTCTGCATAGCCTTTACGCCTTATATGTCAGTATCTGTTCATCCCTGTGCTCTTTTTCATTTGGTCAATCCCCTCTGATGGGTCACATATCTCTGTATGCTAAAATAGAATTACAATCTACAATTTACAATTAGTGACCCCATCAAAATACTACAAAATACTTCTTCCAAAATGTGATAAAGAATGATAGAATATCTGCAGTGGTAATACAGCTGAAATTCAGGCCACAGAATTTGGTGTATGATAGTAATAAAttcccctttttttctgtctgcacCGGACCTCTAAAAATAGCCTTTTAAATAGGCTGTTAACTACTTCTAAGTACATGGATACAGTTAAAATAGTTGTGAATataatgtgtgagtgtggagCAGCCTCTGGCATGCAGCGTGTATACAGTGACAATAGACAAGGAAGGAGGGTGTGTATCTGTGGGAGAACATGGtgtacatttctgtttctgagaAACAGCAGTCAGGGTAAACCCGATGCTCCAGTCAAAGAGAGAGTCCTTATCGCCATATAAGGAGCTACTATCACTGCCACCACGTGGTatgtcagccaatcacagggcTCTGGCTGAGGTTTCCTGTGTGTCTcaatggcagcagcagcagcagtccagTCATACTGAAATCCAGCGAGGTTGTGGCAGTTAGCACTGACACCAAAGACTGAAACTATGATAAAACAGTCATCACTTCTTGAAACACGCTTACTAATACACTGTTTACTTTCACCCTGCtccaagacaaagaaaaacagtttgtatCTTActgataaatgtatttttaatcacAATTACATAAGCAGTAACATATATGGTCCATTTATAATGCATATAAAACAATCTGTTTTTAACCTATTTTTACGACCTAAACATTCACTTTGatgttaaaacaagaaaaaagacacaatgaCACCTTCAAAGTGAACAAGTGTCCCCTCTGTAGCATGTCTGAGGATACttctggttaggtttaagtctaattgattgatcgattgatccaaaacatacagattttaaattgtaaCGATCACCAAGGATTAAATCACAAAGAAGCCCCAAAAGGTGTATTTCCATAGTGATCCTGTACATGTAACAAACAGCATGACAAGAACAACACAGGATAAATACATCACATGTCAACATTTATTATGAATATCAGGTTATAAATGACTGAGAAACCATCTTTGTGCTCTGATGTGATGAGTTTTAGAGTTAAAGGAGGGTTGTTCCACAGTACAGCTGCAGAATAAAGAGATACATTTTTACCCTTcgaaaagcaaaataaaactcTGCTTCTCGTTAGACGAGCGTCTGAATCCCTCACCGCGCATAATAAAactttaatcaatcaatcaaactgttTCATACTGAAACTTTCTTAGACGTTACTGGACGGAAGCTCCGGCAATAAATTAATATCTGAAGTTCATCCAGATAGAAAGTTGAACATGGCTcagtgtgatgtcatcatttctactgtttacttCATGACTGAGACCGCTGAGAGTTTTAAAGCTGCCTCATAGTTTCAGACAGTaaactgctgcagtgttttgctgTCGATAAATCTTCAGACTCGCGGATCAAAGCCTCATCTTGGCCTTCGTGGATCGTATATCATCGTCTCAATGGTAACTGAAACAACCTGCCTCCAGTGCAGCCCCCCCCTAATGTCTTTTTAATGTAGTGCTGTGTCTGGTCTGACAGTTTGTAATAGTATTCATACAGCAGAGGAACAAACAGTAAAGTAACAGGAGACTAAAGGTCAAAAACAACTAGTTTGTATGAGTTTAACCacatttgaatgaaaaagtgtttAAAGAAGAGATTATTAAGCTactttaaagtctttttaaaggataacattggtgattttttatatttttattcagcggtgtggctcactgatgtggttttaatagtttttgtacAACAACAGacgtctacagcacagaggaatatgatatatcagactttggatacacacacaagacttgttcattgttggtttggatccaaacatgagatttgttgacaataagaaaaatagtttttacagtttgtttttacagaaatatGACTCAAATCGACATGTCAGCTGCTATCGAATGTCTGCACTCTGTAACATGTAATTATGGTCTTGAgccaataaatcaaatcaaaaatattaCCTTATAAGCAAAACAAtatgacagaaataaacaatttgaataaacactgttttattgtcatgtatgtgcagttgtgttttgttaGAGTTGTTATAGAGACTCTTGAGGTGTGTCTCCTTTAACTACACAATAAAATCAACACCTAACAAGCCGATACAGCAACCCCACACAGAAAGTACAGTCTTAGTTTAATCAAAATCTCTCTGGCAATCGtacaaatggaaaaatacaagCTTGTCAGGGCACTGAACTGGATGTGTCCACGCCctgtgcaatgtgtgtgtgtgtgtgtatgtctgtgtgttatttgGTTTTAACATTTGATATGAGAATAATAACTGAGAGTACAATCTTCTGATCCATGCCGAGAGCCCcgaaaaacatcacaaatgaaAGACTAAAATGAAAAAACCTTATTATGAGACTCTCCATGTAAACAAGAATATCTGGAAGTGTCTGTGAGTCGGTTGAGTCACGGTTTAAACATCCCTCCTCCCTCAGGTCAGACTTCCAACTGCTGGATTCTTTGtgtttaaacagaaaaaaaaaaaaagttggtccACAACACGAGGAAGTGAGCTGGCTGGAAATTGGGTCACACACTTCCTCATTCTTTCATGTCTTCCTGTACGTGACTCAGCGGCGGTGGTAAACAGCCCGGCCGCCCTGCAAACACAATCCCTGTTTGTCTGCAGCCGCAGCTGCTGCTTTCACACTTTCCCATAACAGAGCGCCGCCGCGCAGGAacgctgtgtttgtgtgtgacctCATCCTccgtctttgttttgttcatgagTGAGACGGGAACTTCAGCTGAACTCAAGAGGGGTCTGATGATAAAGGATgactaaatgaataaatatataaagtacgTCATGTATAATGTgtctaaaagtaaaaaaaaagtgttatgtcgtcatttttttgcatcttttttaaCAATTTCACTCATAGTTTCTTCTAAGTTTGTAACCTTTCATGGTTTTTATCTTGTGATTAACgttattttttcttccttcctatCAAccgtgtgtgtatctgttgatCTGGGTGACGAGCTGCTGCGTATAATCACTCTCACAGGGACTAATAAAGTTGTGTTGAATTGAATTACACTTTAAACTGGAAGATACAGAACGGTTCTGTAAATATAGTGAACTAAATGAGGTGGAAAACGAcataaattttattttctactgGCCTTTATATCGTTATTTGAGACAAGCTGTTGTGTGTTGTTTAAAAAAGTTCAAACTCCAGATTTAGCTTCGAGTTGATAACGAAGCTTTAATTTAAAGTCTTTGTGTATTGAGAATATATTTCTACAGCATGAGGAGAAATATTACTTATGATAAAATCCTGGTGATTTACTTCATAAAGGCTATTTATCTATGATCCGCATTAGATATACAATGTTTAAATGACATGAATTGATGCAGATGTAGattctgttttgtttgggttgtttgtttgaatgtatttattatatgtatACCTGTGAGGCTCTGTGTATTTTTCACATTCTTTTagctctctaccaactcctgaggga
The sequence above is drawn from the Thunnus maccoyii chromosome 10, fThuMac1.1, whole genome shotgun sequence genome and encodes:
- the LOC121905758 gene encoding glycogen synthase kinase binding protein, yielding MPCRKENYIFLEQSVTVDSKEVDALVTKIGEALQLHNNSGGHQKTVSVSMSCLHGLTGSSAGGVKPAALISGNAGAPGAQKRRGCCMRLRGHRGSSRASPYRIPGSSDQEWDQIKPWNKNRMNVEDDDPHRLLQELILSGNLIKEAVRRLQFSAADCGDFPQAAADNVPC